In the bacterium genome, GTTCGGATAGGTCACGTAGCCGTCGCCGTCGGCGTCGGGGTGCCCGGGATCGAAGACCATGCGTCCCGGCGTCGGATCGTCGACGACGCCGACGACGGACACGCCCGGCCGGCGCCCGCCGAGGCCGAACTCGGCCAACGTGTTCGCGAAGTCGCCGTCGAGCTCCTGGCCCATGAAGACGACGCTCTGGCGCACGTACGGGCCGCCCCCGACGGTGCGCGTGGTGTTGGCGTTGGCGAGGTTCGTCGCGATGACGTCGAGGCGCA is a window encoding:
- the flgC gene encoding flagellar basal body rod protein FlgC, which produces MNVDVLNPTFAIAASGLRAERMRLDVIATNLANANTTRTVGGGPYVRQSVVFMGQELDGDFANTLAEFGLGGRRPGVSVVGVVDDPTPGRMVFDPGHPDADGDGYVTYPNVNPLLEMVDLQAATRAYEANIQVVTATKRLGEAALSIAG